One window of Microcoleus vaginatus PCC 9802 genomic DNA carries:
- a CDS encoding DUF433 domain-containing protein has translation MNSTTGLLTRITQTPGQCGGRPCIRGMRIRVTDILEMLAENVSVTEILEDFPDLELADIQACLLFAARRTDFPRLTA, from the coding sequence ATGAACTCAACGACTGGCTTGTTAACTCGCATTACCCAAACCCCCGGTCAGTGTGGTGGTCGTCCCTGCATTCGAGGAATGCGAATTCGAGTCACCGACATCTTAGAAATGCTGGCTGAGAACGTCAGCGTTACTGAGATTTTAGAAGATTTCCCGGACTTGGAGCTTGCAGATATTCAAGCTTGCTTGCTGTTTGCTGCACGACGTACCGATTTCCCAAGACTGACGGCATGA
- a CDS encoding DNA starvation/stationary phase protection protein Dps: protein MTTNNHKQHLYPTRIDMSAATRSQVVGLLNATLATTLDLKTQVKQAHWNVKGMDFYQLHLLFDEMATELEEYIDLVAERVTALGGLAVGTARTAAADSILPEFPFDILDGKEYVTALADRYAPYAKHLRVAIDKTDELGDADTADLYTEISRTIDKRLWFLEAHLQGSATTATATAREKVAV, encoded by the coding sequence ATGACTACCAACAATCACAAACAACATCTTTACCCCACCCGCATCGATATGTCAGCCGCCACCCGCTCTCAAGTAGTGGGGCTGCTAAACGCCACGCTGGCAACGACTCTGGACTTAAAAACTCAAGTCAAGCAAGCTCACTGGAACGTTAAAGGCATGGACTTCTACCAGTTGCACTTGCTATTTGACGAAATGGCAACAGAACTCGAAGAATACATCGATTTGGTTGCCGAACGGGTAACTGCTTTGGGCGGTTTGGCTGTAGGAACAGCCCGCACAGCCGCCGCAGATTCGATCCTGCCAGAGTTTCCGTTCGACATTTTAGATGGGAAAGAATATGTGACGGCTTTGGCCGATCGCTACGCACCCTACGCCAAACACCTGCGAGTCGCCATCGACAAAACAGACGAACTCGGCGACGCCGATACAGCGGATCTGTACACCGAAATTTCGCGGACAATTGACAAGCGTTTGTGGTTCCTAGAAGCGCATTTGCAAGGTTCTGCGACAACTGCAACAGCCACCGCCCGGGAAAAAGTAGCCGTCTAA
- a CDS encoding chromosome partitioning protein ParB — protein sequence MRIEEIPLNQIRRPLPRVNDQTKVAALMESIREVGLSEPIDVLEVDGQYYGFSGCHRYEACQRLGLETIRCKVRRAPRAVLQMHLA from the coding sequence ATGAGGATCGAAGAAATACCCCTCAACCAGATTCGCCGCCCCCTGCCGCGAGTCAACGACCAAACCAAAGTCGCCGCCCTCATGGAATCCATCCGCGAGGTAGGTTTAAGCGAACCCATCGATGTGCTAGAAGTAGATGGCCAGTATTACGGATTTTCCGGCTGCCACCGATACGAAGCTTGCCAGCGTCTCGGTTTAGAAACTATCCGCTGTAAAGTACGCCGAGCTCCCCGTGCCGTGTTGCAGATGCACCTAGCCTGA